One window of the Pieris brassicae chromosome 4, ilPieBrab1.1, whole genome shotgun sequence genome contains the following:
- the LOC123708733 gene encoding elongation factor G, mitochondrial, with protein MTFLNILRIGHLRKISKPLRLSKFQYSSYVKYAEHKELEKIRNIGISAHIDSGKTTLTERVLFYTGRIDQMHEVKGKDNVGAVMDSMELERQRGITIQSAATYTIWKDHNINIIDTPGHVDFTVEVERALRVLDGAVLVLCAVGGVQSQTLTVNRQMKRYNVPCLAFINKLDRLAANPERVLKQMRTKLKHNAAFLHLPIGLEKECQGIIDLVEEKAVYFDGNYGDIVRLDEIPKDRRTEVDEKRHELIEHLSNVDETLGELFLEERKPTLPELKQAIRRTTLKRTFTPVLLGTALKNKGIQPLLNAVLDYLPHPGEVENTAILGEKKADEGETVILDPKRDGSKPFVGLAFKLELSKFGQLTYLRCYQGMLKRGENIFNSRTGKKVKISRLVRMHSSNMEEVNEVLAGDIFALFGVDCASGDTFVNDSKLQLSMESIHVPDPVVSMSIKPKNNKDRDNFSKAVARFTKEDPTFQFRYDSDNKETLVSGMGELHLEIYAQRMEREYNCPVELGKPKVAFRETMMSPCSFDYLHKKQSGGAGQYARVVGILEPLPPHQNTLLEFVDETMGTNVPKQFVPGIERGYLDTCQKGFLSGHKVSGIKFRLQDGAHHVVDSSELAFFLAAKGAVKEVFEEGAWQILEPIMFVEVTTPDEFHGTVIGQLNKRGGIITGTEGADGWTTLYAEVPLNNMFGYAGELRSMTQGKGEFSMEYSRYSPCLPDVQEQLIRKYQEEMGILPDQKKKKNN; from the exons atgaCTTTCCTAAACATCTTACGAATAGGACATCTACGAAAGATTTCAAAACCATTAAGGTTATCGAAATTTCAG TATTCATCATATGTTAAATATGCCGAACATAAAGAATTGgaaaaaattagaaatatagGTATATCAGCACACATAGATTCTGGCAAAACTACTCTTACGGAAAGAGTATTATTTTACACAGGAAGAATTGATCAAATGCATGAG gtAAAAGGCAAAGACAATGTTGGTGCTGTCATGGACTCCATGGAATTAGAAAGACAAAGAGGAATTACTATTCAGTCAGCAGCTACATATACAATATGGAAAGATCACAATATCAACATTATTGATACACCAGGTCATGTAGACTTCACAGTAGAAGTGGAACGAGCTTTGAGAGTTTTAGATGGTGCAGTGTTGGTGTTGTGTGCTGTAGGTGGAGTCCAAAGTCAAACATTAACAGTTAATAGACAAATGAAGCGGTATAATGTACCATGTTTGgcgtttattaataaattggaTAGATTAGCAGCAAATCCTGAGAg AGTCCTTAAACAAATGAgaactaaattaaaacataatgcTGCATTTTTGCACCTACCAATTGGCTTAGAGAAAGAATGTCAAGGAATTATAGATCTGGTTGAAGAGAAAGCAGTTTATTTTGATGGAAATTATGGTGACATTGTACGGTTGGATGAAATACCCAAAGATAGAAGAACTGAAGTTGATGAAAAACGACATGAACTAATAGAACATTTGTCTAATGTTGATGAAACACTAG GGGAGCTGTTTTTAGAAGAAAGAAAGCCAACATTACCAGAACTGAAGCAGGCTATCCGCCGTACCACATTGAAGAGAACTTTTACCCCTGTACTTTTAGGAACAGCTCTTAAGAATAAGGGAATCCAACCTCTGCTGAATGCAGTATTAGATTACCTCCCACACCCAGGTGAAGTGGAAAATACAGCCATTTTGGGTGAAAAAAAAGCAGATGAGGGAGAAACAGTGATTTTGGACCCAAAGAGAGATGGATCTAAACCATTTGTTGGTTTGGCTTTTAAGTTAGAGTTAAGCAAGTTCGGTCAGCTGACATATTTAAGATGTTACCAAGGAATGCTAAAGCGtggtgaaaatattttcaattctaGAACAGGAAAGaag gTAAAAATTTCTCGCCTTGTCCGTATGCATTCTAGCAATATGGAAGAAGTGAATGAGGTATTAGCAGGTGATATATTTGCATTGTTCGGCGTAGATTGCGCTTCTGGAGATACATTTGTAAATGATAGCAAGCTACAACTCTCAATGGAATCCATTCATGTGCCGGATCCAGTTGTTTCTATGtcaataaaacctaaaaataataaggataGAGATAATTTCTCCAAAGCGGTTGCtag GTTTACAAAAGAAGACCCAACATTCCAGTTTCGTTATGACAGTGACAATAAAGAGACACTGGTGTCCGGTATGGGAGAGTTGCATTTAGAGATTTACGCTCAGAGAATGGAGAGAGAGTACAATTGTCCTGTTGAATTGGGAAAACCTAAGGTGGCGTTCAG AGAGACCATGATGTCCCCATGCAGTTTTGACTATCTTCACAAGAAGCAGTCCGGTGGGGCAGGCCAATACGCCAGGGTTGTGGGCATTTTGGAGCCATTACCACCTCATCAGAATACAT TACTAGAATTCGTGGACGAAACAATGGGAACTAACGTTCCTAAGCAATTCGTTCCCGGTATCGAAAGGGGATACCTAGACACCTGTCAAAAGGGATTCCTATCTGGTCACAAAGTATCTGGTATTAAGTTCCGGCTTCAAGATGGTGCTCACCACGTGGTGGATTCCAGCGAATTGGCTTTCTTCTTAGCTGCTAAGGGAGCTGTTAAGGAAG taTTCGAAGAGGGCGCTTGGCAAATCCTTGAACCAATTATGTTCGTCGAAGTCACCACACCGGATGAGTTCCATGGGACGGTGATTGGTCAATTGAACAAACGGGGTGGCATCATCACAGGCACCGAGGGTGCCGATGGCTGGACTACGTTATATGCTGAAGTGCCTTTGAATAATATGTTCGGATATGCTGGCGAACTCAG GTCAATGACCCAAGGCAAAGGCGAGTTTAGTATGGAGTACAGCCGTTACTCTCCCTGTCTTCCGGATGTACAGGAACAGCTTATAAGGAAATACCAAGAGGAAATGGGAATTCTACCAGAccaaaagaagaagaagaataaTTAA